Within the bacterium genome, the region CTTCGTGTTTCCGGCCATCTTGAAGTGGCGGTGCATGTTTTCCACCACGATGATCGTGGCGTCGATCACGATGCCGGTCACCAGGATCAGGGCGAAGAGCGTCACGCGGTTCAGCGTGTAGCCGTTCATGTAGTAGACGAAGAGCGTCAGGCTGAACGTCGTGGGGATCGACAGGAAGATGATCAACGCGCCCCGCCAGCCCATGGCGAGGAAGATCACCACCACCGCCAGGAAGATGGCCAGGCCCAGGTTCTGGATCAGGCCGCGGGCCTTGTCCGAGGCGGTCTTGCCGTAGTCGCGCGTGATCGTGACGTTCACGTCGTCTGGAACGAGCCGACCCTGCAGGTCGGACAGCTTGTCCTTGATCGCCCCGGTGACGTGTGTGGCGTCGCTGCCGATGCGCTTGGCGATCGAAATGGTGACCGCCGCGTATTCGCTGCCGCGGGGATGGGCGTCGAGGTCGATGCCGGCGCGGTCGCCGGCGGGTCCCACGCCGAGGAAGCTGTAGGTGTCGATCTCGGACGGGCCGTCGGTCACCTCGGCCACGTCGCCCAGGAAGACGGGGCGCTCCATGAACGAACCCACCACCAGCGACTTCACGTCGTCGGCGGTGCGCAGGAAGGTGCCGGCTTCCACGGCGATCTGCTCGTTGCCCTGGGCGAACATGCCGGCGGGCAGGTTGGCGTTGGCCGCCTGCAGGGCGGGCAGGATCGACAGGGTCGTGACGTTGAAGGCGGCCATCCGCTGGGGGTCAGGCTCGATGCGCAGCGTCCGCGGGCGACCGCCGATGATCTCGATGGTGGAGACGTCGGTGATGCTCTGCAGCTCCTCCTTCAGCTCGCCGGCGACGCGGCGCAGCTGGTAGCCGTCGTAGGCGTCGCTCCACAGGGTCAGCCCCAGCACGGGGACGTCGTCGATGGACCGCACCTTGATCAGGGGCATCAGCGTGCCCGGCGCCATGCGGTCCATGTTCGTGTTGATCTTGTTGCACAGCCGGACCGAGGCGTCCTCCATGTCGGTGCCCACCACGTAGCGGGCCGTCACCAGCGCGAAGCTGTGGAAGCTGCTGGAGTAGACGTACTCCATGTCCTCCACTTACCAGAGGATCTGCTCCAGCGGCTTGGTGATCAGCGCCTCCACCTCCTGCGGGGAGGCGCCGGGGTACATGACCATCACGTCGACCATGGGCACGATGATCTGGGGCTCCTCCTCGCGGGGCGTGAGCGAGAGGGAGAACAGCCCCAGCAGGATCGTGGCGATGATCAGCAGCGGCGTCAGTTTCGAGTTGATGAACGCCTGCGACAGCCGGGTCGCGAAACCGTACCGCGGGTCCTGGTCCGACATCTCAGTTCACCGCCTTGTCGCCCTCGACCAGCGGCTTGTCGCTGGACAGGACGATCGTCTCGCCGCCGCTCAAACCGGAGACGACCTCGACCGCGTCGCCGGCGTCGTCCCCCGTGCGCACCCAGCGCAGGTGGACCGTGCCGTCCGCATCGACCGTGAACACGCCGGTCAGCTGGCCGCGCCGGACCAGGGCCGCGCGGGGCACGAGCACGCCGCGTCGTCGGCCGATCTCCAGCTGCACCCGGGCGAACATGCCCGGCCGCAGCAGGCCCTCGGCGTTGTCCACGTACATCTCCACGTCGTAGGTGCGCGAGCCGGGATTCGCCGCGGGGATCACGCGGGCGACCTCGACGTCGTAGGTGGCATCGTCGAGGGAGGTCACGTCGACGTGAGCCATGTCGCCCGCGCTTACGCTGCTGATGTCCTTTTCACCCAGGCCGGCAACCACCTTCATGCGCTCGATCCGGTCGATGTACAACAGGGGGTGGCCCGGGTTGGCCATGTCGCCCTCCTCGACCATGCGCCGGGTGACGACGCCGGCCGCGGGGGCCTTGATGTCCAGGTAGCCCATGTGGACCTCGATCTCCGCGCGCGCCGCCTCGGCCCGGGCGAGGCCCGCCCGGGCGCGGTAGAGCCCCGTCAGCACGTCGTCGAGCTGGGATTTCGAGACCGCCTTGGCCTCGTACAGGTTGCGGAAGCGCCCGGCCATCGTCTCGGCGTTGGCGACGACGGCCTCGGCCTCGCGGATGCCGGCCTCCACCTGGGCGCGCTTGGCCCGCATGTCCTGGTCGTCGATGGTCAGCAGCCGCTGGCCCTTGACCACGGCGTCGCCCTCCCGCACGTGCAGCTTGTTCACCCAGCCCATCATGCGGGTGCTGATCTGCACGCGGACTTCCGGCTCGACGCTGGCCGTGGCGGTCGCCACGATCGGCAGCTCCGCCAGCACGGCGGTGCAGGTCGCGCACCGGACCTCCTCGCCGACGGGTCTCACCTCTGCGCCCTTGCCGCCGCAGCCGGCCAGTCCGGCCGCCATCACGGCGGCCAGAGCCGCGACGATGATCTTCTTCATGGGTAAGTCCCTCCTGTATGTCGTCATGTCGGTTATTCCCTGGTCGCCGTCGCGGACGGAACGCCGGTGAAGGCCAGCCTGGCCCCGCTCACGCGGTGATCGTGGCGCGCCTGGACGAGGTTGCCCTCGGTCATGGTGGCGGCCGCCTGCACATCCAGCAGATCGACCATGGACGCCAATCCTTCGCGGTACATGTCGGTCACGATGCGCAGGCTCTCGCGCGCGGCCGCCACGGCGTCCTCGGCCACCGCCAGCTTCTCGGCGGCGGCGTCGGCTGCGAGGACCGCCTGCACGGCCTCGGCGCGCGCCTGGCGGGACCAGAAGTCGCTCATGTGCGCTGCGGCACGGCTCTCGGCGCGGGCCTTCTTCAGGGCGCCGACGTTCTCGAGGCTTGAGAAGACGTCCCAGGTGGCGTAGATGCCGAAGGTCCAGCTGTCGGCCTCGTCGCCCAGGAAGGTGTCGCCGTGGAACCAGTTCTTCTCGGCGGCCAGGTTCAGGTGGGGCAGGAGCCTGCCGCGGGTCGCCTTCGCCATGTTCGCCGCGGCGCGGGCCTTCTCGCGGCTCGCGGCGACGTCGGGACGGTCGTCGCTCCACGGAACGTGCACGTCGGCTGCGGGGCGTGTGTCGTCTTCACGCGGGGCCAGGGGCAGGTCCGTGTCGAGGGCGGTGAGCAGCTTGATGTGCTCGCCCGCCACGGCCGACATGTTGCGCACCTCGATCAGGCGCTGTTCGACGCCGGCCCGATAGACCTGGGCCTGCAGCAGGTCGGCCTCGGTGACCATCTCGTTGTCGTACATGGCCCGGGCCTGCCGCAGATGCCCGTCGGCCGAAGCCAGGGCGGACAGCAACACCTCTTCGTAGGCGCCCGCCAGCACCAGTCCCTCGTAGGCCTGGACGGCGTGCAGGCGCACGGTCTGGGCGGCCCGCCGGTGCTCGTGCTCGGCGGCGCGCGACATGGCGTTGGCGGCCCTCTTGCCGTAGAGGGACATGCCCCCGTTGAAGACCGGCTGCAGCAGCTTGATCTGGGTGATGTTGTTCTCGCTCACGCCCGGGTAATTCAGGGCGTCGCCGAAGGGTGCGGGCGCCGGCGCGCCGGGCATCGGCGGCGCGGAGAAGTCGGCCTGGGTGGCGCTGCGCCGGTTCAGCTTGAAGCCGAAGCCGTAGAGGGCATCGTCCGTGCGGATCCGGTAGGCGCCGACCGAGAGCCGGGGCAGGTAGCCGGCCCAGGCGGACAGGGCGTCGGCGCCGGCGGCGTCTGTCATGGCGCCGCTGGCCGCCAGCATCTCGTTGTGGGCCAGGGCCGCCTCGATGACGGCGTGGCGCGTGACCAGGAGCGTGTCGTTGCGCACGACGCCCAGGTCGTCGATGCCTGGCCCGTCATCGGCACGGGCGGCCGCCGGGGCGGGAACGGCCGTCGCCAGGACCAGCCAGGCGAAGAGCAGGCCGCCTCCGTAAGCGAAGCTACGCATCTTCATGCTGTGCGCCTTTCGAAATGACTCGCATGTCCCGAGTCAGCTGCGAGCGGCGTGGGATTCCGGGACGCCGGCCTTGTTGAGAACCGTCATCAACGGACACCAGTCCGTGAATGCGGATTGAAGCAGATTCAGGCCGACGAAGGCGGTGAACCACAGCCAGTTCGGACTGACGTAGCGGGCGAGGACCAGGCTCAGCAGAACGAAGAACCCGGCCACCAGGCGGAGGATACGGTGAATGGTCATGACGAAGCCACCTTTCACTGACCACATGGGCAATAATCTATGCAGTTTCGAATATAAATATAATATGGCATTTCGGATTGTCAAGTGTTCTTTCGAAGCCGTTGCGCGGGCGTCCGCGCACGTCTATCCTAGCCCGGACAAGCCATACCTCGCGAACAACCCGGGCCACCGGTCGCGCAACCACTTCCACCCGAGGAACCGTGTCGGACGACCACCCTCACACCAGGCAGTTGCTCGTGGCCAGACCGCGCGGCTTCTGCGCCGGCGTCGAGCGGGCCATCGCCACCGTCGAGCATCTTCTGGATGTGGTCGAGGGTCCCCTCTACGTGCGCAAGGAGATCGTGCACAACCGTGCGGTCGTGGACGACTTCGTCAGGCGGGGCGTGATCTTCGTGGAAGAGCTGGATGAAGTTCCCGACGGGCGCACGGTAATCTTCAGCGCGCACGGCGTGTCGCCGGAAGTGCGCGACGAAGCCGTGCGCCGAGGCTTGCGCGTGGTGGACGCCACATGCCCCCTGGTCACCAAGGTGCATCGCCAGGTGGCGCGCAACGTCGCCCAGGGCAGGCACATACTGCTGATCGGCCACGAGGGCCACGACGAGGTAGTGGGCACCATGGGCGAGGCCAGGGGCAACATCACCCTCATCACCAGCGAGGCCGACGCCACGGGACTCGCGATTCCCGCGAACGCCGAGCCGTACTATGTCACGCAGACCACCCTGAGCGTCGACGAGACCGAAGGCATCATCGCCGAGCTGAAGCGGCAGCGGCCGGGCATCGCCGGGCCGCAGCACAGCGACATCTGCTACGCGACCCAGAACAGGCAGGACGCCGTGAAGGCTCTCGTCGCCGCGGGCATCGAGAGATTGCTGGTGGTCGGTTCGCCGAACAGCAGCAACTCCATGCGGCTCTGCGAAGTAGCCCGCAAGGCCGGCGTGCCGGCCGATCTGGT harbors:
- a CDS encoding DUF2892 domain-containing protein; amino-acid sequence: MTIHRILRLVAGFFVLLSLVLARYVSPNWLWFTAFVGLNLLQSAFTDWCPLMTVLNKAGVPESHAARS
- a CDS encoding efflux RND transporter periplasmic adaptor subunit — protein: MKKIIVAALAAVMAAGLAGCGGKGAEVRPVGEEVRCATCTAVLAELPIVATATASVEPEVRVQISTRMMGWVNKLHVREGDAVVKGQRLLTIDDQDMRAKRAQVEAGIREAEAVVANAETMAGRFRNLYEAKAVSKSQLDDVLTGLYRARAGLARAEAARAEIEVHMGYLDIKAPAAGVVTRRMVEEGDMANPGHPLLYIDRIERMKVVAGLGEKDISSVSAGDMAHVDVTSLDDATYDVEVARVIPAANPGSRTYDVEMYVDNAEGLLRPGMFARVQLEIGRRRGVLVPRAALVRRGQLTGVFTVDADGTVHLRWVRTGDDAGDAVEVVSGLSGGETIVLSSDKPLVEGDKAVN
- a CDS encoding TolC family protein is translated as MKMRSFAYGGGLLFAWLVLATAVPAPAAARADDGPGIDDLGVVRNDTLLVTRHAVIEAALAHNEMLAASGAMTDAAGADALSAWAGYLPRLSVGAYRIRTDDALYGFGFKLNRRSATQADFSAPPMPGAPAPAPFGDALNYPGVSENNITQIKLLQPVFNGGMSLYGKRAANAMSRAAEHEHRRAAQTVRLHAVQAYEGLVLAGAYEEVLLSALASADGHLRQARAMYDNEMVTEADLLQAQVYRAGVEQRLIEVRNMSAVAGEHIKLLTALDTDLPLAPREDDTRPAADVHVPWSDDRPDVAASREKARAAANMAKATRGRLLPHLNLAAEKNWFHGDTFLGDEADSWTFGIYATWDVFSSLENVGALKKARAESRAAAHMSDFWSRQARAEAVQAVLAADAAAEKLAVAEDAVAAARESLRIVTDMYREGLASMVDLLDVQAAATMTEGNLVQARHDHRVSGARLAFTGVPSATATRE
- the ispH gene encoding 4-hydroxy-3-methylbut-2-enyl diphosphate reductase, with protein sequence MLVARPRGFCAGVERAIATVEHLLDVVEGPLYVRKEIVHNRAVVDDFVRRGVIFVEELDEVPDGRTVIFSAHGVSPEVRDEAVRRGLRVVDATCPLVTKVHRQVARNVAQGRHILLIGHEGHDEVVGTMGEARGNITLITSEADATGLAIPANAEPYYVTQTTLSVDETEGIIAELKRQRPGIAGPQHSDICYATQNRQDAVKALVAAGIERLLVVGSPNSSNSMRLCEVARKAGVPADLVGGLADLPHAQLSGTAKVGLTAGASAPEYLVEEIVADFLVKGWESRDYVVMKEDIKFDLPAELHGQPRS